One part of the Parasphingorhabdus sp. SCSIO 66989 genome encodes these proteins:
- a CDS encoding helix-turn-helix transcriptional regulator, with translation MKVEERKYRPPKVLRNQVLRQALVNRIVSGTDYPLTILLAPGGFGKSTLLGQIGARFEYQGATLAWLTCENSDSEAENFVQSLRLALARSDTAFAECRPTISAIIATLENKSEPSVLVIDDFERIAGEEAYSVIELLVTLLPDGHRVLLASRHFDEARLARFLLDETATAIDAAALALSDTETRELLGDTCDNATITRVLEVSEGWPMMLQLARIKASQPGGNAHLVENLLRPHSELFGFLAEEVVGTLPKEQADLLIDCSIIDYIDAGIAEALTGTDRAEATLMALTLLDPLISSQTEPVLTLKLHPVMQGYLQQALMRKGSSAVAELHLRASRYFTDRGDIFRAIEHAMEAHNPEFAAEIFEEIGGPLAILSHGPAKVWSFLSQMPRPLIDGRVALSGTQILRAITLGDGLGAQHLYPRFQQLLDQQPQDLLLNSKELALLVELGRAMLIDACEPIHAFLEERMPAIEVLVRRRSEDEPRILGLFLAFKFFLEARHGSIIEAQKTVTEYEEVCDRLAFSSQLPSISPHLGMIAFQSGEFDRAAWYFSENLAHHWDGFVGREELLIRVGNSFLAKMFYEQDRLNDAQANIRAVPEVREATFMELIEARDVTKTRCIAQQDSIPRAIEHLDRTIKQRSLYGLNNMLPTLDALRVELLVRGREVDAAAAHYETCDLVGAWKAERQHAHWNWIFVEAFLRSSSNLHLSREEPQELLVLGQEICRRAEQMGRVLTAELARIAMAGAYTQMGDEEAARLCLERSLAVHHNAGIVRPYFDLSLNLAPVLEGMRTAHIDDANDAHLTTILSLWDESMHSAKLAKLLTPRESDVLAELAKGQPTKLIARNLGVSPETVKHHLKNIFAKLEVENRKDAVSEAYRRAL, from the coding sequence ATGAAAGTGGAAGAGCGCAAATATCGTCCGCCCAAAGTGCTGCGCAATCAGGTGCTCAGACAAGCTCTGGTTAATCGCATAGTCTCAGGAACAGATTATCCGCTCACAATTTTGCTGGCGCCGGGCGGCTTTGGCAAAAGCACGCTGTTAGGCCAGATCGGTGCCAGATTTGAGTATCAAGGTGCAACACTGGCATGGCTGACCTGTGAGAACTCCGATTCCGAAGCGGAGAACTTTGTCCAGTCTTTGCGGCTGGCTCTGGCACGTTCAGACACGGCATTTGCCGAATGTCGGCCAACGATTTCAGCGATCATCGCGACCTTAGAGAACAAATCCGAGCCGTCGGTGCTGGTCATTGATGATTTCGAGCGCATTGCAGGCGAAGAGGCCTATTCTGTTATCGAGTTGTTGGTCACATTGCTGCCCGATGGGCATCGCGTTTTGCTCGCTTCGCGCCATTTTGATGAAGCACGGTTGGCGCGGTTTCTTCTCGATGAAACAGCCACGGCCATTGATGCTGCGGCGTTGGCGCTTTCGGATACGGAAACACGCGAATTGCTTGGAGATACCTGCGACAATGCAACGATAACGCGTGTTTTGGAGGTGTCCGAGGGGTGGCCGATGATGCTGCAGCTTGCTCGCATCAAGGCCAGCCAGCCAGGCGGCAATGCGCACCTTGTCGAGAATCTGCTGCGGCCACATTCAGAACTATTTGGTTTTCTTGCAGAAGAGGTCGTCGGGACGCTGCCTAAGGAACAGGCCGACTTGCTGATCGATTGCTCGATCATTGATTATATTGATGCAGGTATAGCTGAAGCGCTCACGGGAACGGATCGCGCTGAGGCGACCCTGATGGCACTTACCCTGCTTGACCCGCTCATCAGCTCGCAGACCGAGCCCGTGCTGACACTCAAGCTTCACCCGGTGATGCAGGGGTATCTTCAACAGGCATTGATGCGCAAGGGATCAAGCGCAGTAGCAGAGCTTCATCTCCGTGCTTCTCGCTATTTCACCGATCGCGGCGATATCTTTCGCGCCATTGAGCATGCGATGGAAGCCCATAACCCCGAATTTGCCGCTGAGATATTTGAGGAGATTGGCGGACCCTTGGCCATTTTAAGCCACGGACCGGCCAAGGTCTGGTCGTTCCTCAGCCAGATGCCACGGCCTCTCATCGACGGTCGCGTTGCATTAAGTGGTACGCAGATATTGCGTGCGATAACATTGGGAGACGGATTGGGTGCGCAGCATCTCTATCCTCGCTTCCAACAGTTGCTGGACCAGCAGCCGCAGGACCTGCTTCTGAATAGCAAGGAGTTGGCGTTACTTGTCGAGCTGGGCCGCGCGATGCTGATTGACGCTTGCGAACCTATCCATGCCTTTCTTGAGGAACGCATGCCCGCAATTGAAGTGCTGGTTCGCCGCAGATCGGAAGACGAGCCAAGAATTCTCGGCCTTTTCCTGGCATTCAAATTCTTTCTTGAAGCGCGGCATGGTTCGATCATTGAGGCGCAGAAGACAGTTACAGAATATGAGGAGGTTTGTGATCGCCTTGCCTTCTCATCGCAATTGCCTTCCATTTCCCCACATTTGGGGATGATTGCCTTTCAATCTGGCGAGTTCGACCGGGCCGCATGGTATTTTAGCGAGAATCTCGCGCACCATTGGGATGGCTTTGTCGGCCGTGAAGAGCTGTTGATACGCGTCGGCAATAGCTTCCTGGCAAAGATGTTTTATGAGCAGGATAGGCTGAACGACGCGCAAGCCAATATAAGAGCGGTGCCAGAAGTGCGTGAAGCGACTTTTATGGAGTTGATTGAGGCACGAGATGTTACCAAGACTCGCTGTATTGCCCAGCAGGACTCTATCCCGCGGGCGATCGAGCATCTGGATCGCACAATAAAACAGCGATCACTCTATGGGCTCAACAATATGCTGCCGACACTGGATGCGCTGCGCGTTGAACTCCTTGTTCGCGGCAGGGAAGTCGATGCGGCGGCGGCACATTATGAGACGTGTGATCTGGTGGGCGCATGGAAGGCAGAGCGACAGCACGCCCATTGGAACTGGATATTTGTAGAGGCTTTTCTGCGGTCGTCATCAAACCTGCACTTGTCAAGAGAGGAACCGCAAGAATTGCTCGTGCTTGGACAAGAAATCTGTCGGCGCGCCGAACAAATGGGGCGGGTCTTAACCGCCGAGCTCGCGCGAATCGCAATGGCTGGAGCCTATACACAGATGGGAGACGAAGAGGCGGCGCGCTTGTGTCTGGAAAGATCGCTGGCAGTCCATCACAATGCGGGAATAGTCAGGCCCTATTTCGATCTATCGCTTAATCTCGCACCTGTTCTTGAGGGGATGCGGACAGCCCATATTGATGATGCGAACGATGCGCATCTCACGACAATTCTGAGCTTATGGGATGAGTCCATGCATTCCGCAAAGCTTGCCAAGCTCCTCACGCCAAGGGAAAGCGATGTGCTGGCGGAATTGGCAAAAGGACAACCGACAAAGCTGATCGCTCGCAATCTTGGCGTGTCACCAGAAACGGTGAAGCATCACCTCAAGAATATCTTTGCGAAACTCGAAGTTGAAAATCGCAAAGACGCGGTCTCAGAAGCGTATCGCCGCGCTCTTTGA
- a CDS encoding TonB-dependent receptor: protein MFALIAYPGHAFAQSSEPAEQEAEQEAEDTQYGNTIIVTAQRREENLQEVPAQITAFTADMIEDASIRSTQDFVNLTPNMSLDSSDTYNNTFVVVRGVTQINNADAPVAIVIDGVPQNDQKQFNMNLFDVERIEVLKGPQGALYGRNAIGGAVNIVTREPTDYLSGFAMASYGRGDAVNLSAGISGPLGTDNIKFRLSGVYVTDNGRINNTFANENVDFVDHDYTIRGRITADAADWLELDLRGSYRDFDAGSQFDSVVFSGDANDFVNPQNNLIGFTTGEQWDLTFKADADLGFATLTSITGYNDVSEVNRGDLDFRNPVDSPGGFLGLGIQVGQGQDRFVELFSQELRFTSPDDQPVRWIAGVYYLNTQRALRTRGFVDLDGTFEQIDNPALLLIDRQEANEFDSYAVFGQLDVDLTDSLTLSAGLRYDRDDREQTDLATNNVRSASYDSVQPKVTLTYNFDDEKLLYATYATGFRSGGFNAPGVALDSFEDETLENFEVGFKTTLANGKLRFNGAAYLSNVNDFQFFFVEAATASQIISNIDRVRLFGFELEAQYFPRSDLQFFAALGSTDSDIREITVFPGNEGNRTPKTTRYTVNMGAQYTPELSDDLDGFFRIDYEHRGDRFWQVDNVDVQEPLNLLNFRLGIENDTFGVYFWGKNITGERFFTDFNPREFSGLDIDIGFRGQPATYGVEARFNF from the coding sequence GTGTTCGCACTGATTGCCTATCCGGGCCATGCATTCGCTCAGAGCAGCGAGCCTGCGGAACAAGAAGCGGAACAGGAGGCCGAAGACACGCAATACGGCAATACGATTATTGTCACAGCGCAGCGGCGTGAGGAGAATCTTCAGGAAGTTCCTGCGCAGATCACTGCCTTTACCGCGGACATGATCGAAGACGCCAGCATCAGGTCGACGCAGGATTTTGTTAATCTCACACCCAACATGTCGCTCGACAGTTCAGACACCTATAACAACACCTTTGTGGTGGTGCGCGGTGTAACCCAGATCAACAATGCCGATGCACCGGTTGCGATCGTCATCGATGGCGTGCCGCAGAATGATCAGAAGCAGTTCAACATGAATCTGTTTGATGTTGAGCGGATCGAGGTGCTCAAAGGGCCTCAAGGCGCGCTTTATGGCCGTAATGCCATTGGCGGCGCGGTCAACATCGTGACGCGTGAGCCGACCGACTATCTCTCTGGCTTCGCCATGGCGAGCTATGGCCGAGGCGATGCGGTCAATCTGTCGGCGGGCATTTCCGGGCCTCTGGGCACCGACAATATCAAATTCCGCCTCTCCGGTGTCTATGTCACCGATAATGGCCGGATCAACAACACTTTCGCCAATGAGAACGTGGATTTTGTCGACCACGATTATACCATCCGCGGTCGGATCACGGCCGATGCTGCTGATTGGCTCGAACTTGATCTGAGAGGATCTTACCGTGACTTCGATGCTGGAAGCCAGTTCGACTCCGTCGTGTTCAGCGGCGATGCGAATGATTTTGTTAATCCGCAAAACAATCTGATTGGCTTCACAACCGGCGAGCAATGGGACCTCACATTCAAAGCCGATGCGGATTTGGGCTTTGCAACCCTGACCAGCATCACCGGTTATAATGACGTATCCGAGGTTAATCGTGGCGATCTCGACTTCCGCAACCCGGTCGACAGTCCCGGTGGTTTTCTTGGCCTGGGCATCCAGGTCGGGCAAGGCCAGGATCGCTTTGTCGAACTGTTCAGCCAGGAATTGCGCTTCACTTCACCCGATGATCAACCTGTGCGCTGGATTGCCGGGGTCTATTATCTCAATACCCAAAGAGCGTTGCGCACACGGGGTTTCGTTGACCTTGATGGAACGTTCGAACAGATCGATAATCCAGCGCTTTTGCTGATCGATCGACAGGAAGCGAACGAGTTCGACTCATACGCCGTATTTGGTCAGCTTGACGTTGACTTGACGGACTCGCTCACCCTGTCGGCTGGCCTGCGCTATGACCGGGATGATCGTGAACAAACTGATCTTGCAACCAATAATGTGCGCTCCGCCTCCTATGATTCAGTGCAGCCAAAGGTCACTCTGACGTATAATTTTGACGACGAAAAACTGCTCTATGCCACGTATGCGACCGGCTTCCGCTCCGGCGGTTTCAACGCTCCGGGCGTCGCTTTGGATAGCTTTGAGGATGAAACACTCGAAAATTTTGAGGTTGGCTTCAAAACCACGCTGGCTAACGGGAAGCTGCGCTTTAACGGTGCGGCCTATCTCTCAAATGTCAATGATTTCCAGTTCTTCTTTGTTGAGGCAGCAACGGCCTCGCAGATTATCTCCAACATCGACAGGGTGCGGTTGTTCGGTTTTGAACTTGAGGCCCAGTATTTCCCGCGTAGCGACTTACAGTTTTTCGCCGCTTTGGGCAGCACCGACAGCGATATCAGGGAAATCACTGTCTTTCCCGGAAATGAAGGTAATCGCACACCGAAGACCACGCGCTATACCGTCAATATGGGGGCGCAATACACGCCAGAATTGAGCGATGATCTCGATGGCTTCTTCCGCATCGACTATGAGCATCGCGGTGATCGTTTCTGGCAAGTTGATAATGTAGACGTGCAAGAGCCGCTTAATTTGCTCAATTTCAGGCTCGGGATCGAGAATGACACCTTCGGTGTCTATTTCTGGGGCAAGAACATCACAGGAGAGAGATTCTTCACCGACTTCAATCCGCGCGAATTCTCCGGGCTTGATATTGATATCGGCTTCCGGGGACAGCCCGCAACATATGGCGTAGAAGCCCGCTTCAACTTCTAG
- a CDS encoding metal-dependent hydrolase family protein → MSFALTNFRLFDGENLLDGLHRAVVVEGDRIADIYDSVEALSPEVERIDLNGSTLMPGLIDAHFHCNSPSLDVGSIDHLHPSHLAQFAREHLESMLNRGFTTVRDAGGADYGLVKSIEEGLISGPRLFIAGRAISQTGGHGDLRAAHAFEPCGCGYKGVLAMVVDGEDAMRAAVRNELRKGAHQIKLFVSGGVLSPTDPIWMDQFTDVEIKAAVEEAERWRTYVMAHSHTAEASTRCSVNGVRSIEHGTLIDAEAAKIIADHQTYVVPTISVMQSLGEEVKTLPQAAMDKLDRLLDEAGEAIAHCHKAGVKLGLGTDLFGELHGRELNEFTARAQIDGALNALRSATSVNAEVMDMKGQIGVIQKGAFADMIAIDGNPIENIGLFDDPDNTIRMIMRGGKTIRNTLDCGVA, encoded by the coding sequence ATGTCATTCGCTCTCACAAACTTTCGCCTGTTTGATGGCGAGAACCTTCTGGACGGCTTGCATCGGGCGGTTGTGGTTGAAGGCGATCGCATTGCTGACATCTATGACAGCGTGGAGGCGCTGTCGCCCGAGGTTGAGCGCATCGACCTGAACGGCTCCACCTTGATGCCGGGCCTGATTGATGCGCATTTTCATTGCAACAGCCCTTCGCTCGATGTCGGGTCGATCGACCATTTGCATCCCTCGCATCTGGCCCAATTTGCGCGCGAACATCTTGAATCCATGCTCAATCGTGGCTTCACCACAGTGCGAGACGCGGGCGGGGCGGATTACGGCTTGGTCAAATCCATCGAGGAAGGCCTTATCAGCGGGCCACGGCTGTTCATTGCCGGCCGTGCTATCTCGCAAACAGGCGGGCATGGCGATTTGCGCGCAGCGCATGCATTTGAGCCTTGTGGGTGCGGCTATAAGGGTGTGCTCGCAATGGTCGTCGACGGCGAAGATGCCATGCGCGCCGCCGTGCGCAATGAACTGCGCAAGGGCGCGCATCAGATCAAATTATTTGTTTCCGGCGGCGTGCTTTCGCCGACCGATCCCATCTGGATGGACCAGTTTACCGATGTCGAGATCAAAGCAGCGGTTGAAGAAGCGGAACGCTGGCGCACCTATGTCATGGCGCATTCGCATACTGCTGAGGCATCAACCCGATGCTCGGTCAATGGCGTGCGCTCAATTGAGCATGGTACTTTGATCGACGCTGAGGCGGCAAAAATCATTGCTGATCATCAGACATATGTTGTCCCGACAATCTCGGTCATGCAATCGCTGGGCGAAGAGGTCAAAACCCTGCCACAGGCGGCGATGGATAAGCTGGACCGACTCCTCGATGAAGCAGGTGAAGCGATTGCCCATTGTCACAAGGCGGGGGTCAAGCTTGGCCTGGGAACCGACCTTTTCGGGGAATTGCACGGACGCGAGCTGAACGAGTTTACCGCGCGGGCGCAAATTGACGGCGCGCTTAACGCCTTGCGCTCGGCAACCAGTGTCAATGCCGAAGTCATGGACATGAAGGGCCAAATCGGGGTGATCCAAAAAGGCGCATTCGCAGACATGATCGCCATAGACGGAAACCCGATTGAGAATATTGGCCTGTTCGACGATCCGGACAACACGATCAGAATGATCATGCGCGGCGGAAAGACCATACGAAACACATTGGACTGCGGAGTAGCCTGA
- a CDS encoding hydantoinase/oxoprolinase family protein, which translates to MTKASNGRSSASKLRLGIDVGGTNTDAVLMDGDNVVGAVKRATSEDIAQGVIDAVTALLDETSSSPSEVSRVMIGTTQFVNAFLQRRNLARTAVLRAALPKTDGVPPKVCWPEDLLAKIGHNVHMVEGGAFYTGKDYRTLDTDAVARIAAQLVEDGVESLAISSVFAPIRPDLEEAIADIVADIAPGIAITKSADLGGVGLVDRENAAIINASLVPFAHQVVASMQGAFRDMGFAVSPLYSQNDGTLITGERAEAFPILTCAAGPTNSIRGAGFLTGSQDAVVVDIGGTTTDIGFLTKGFPRETSSANYIGGVRTNFRMPDILSIALGGGSHVKTDGDNISIGPESVGFRLTEEAMIFGGTATTATDIAVGSGLASLGDVTKVQSLPDDLLKQAVGMMQHMVEDAIDQMRSSAKPIDVILVGGGSILIGNDLRGAARLLRPEHAGVANAVGAAIAQVSGRIDKLYDYGEAGREAALERAKSDAIANAVSAGATENTVEIVDIEELPMTHMQSSAVQVRVNAVGELS; encoded by the coding sequence ATGACCAAAGCCTCGAACGGACGCTCTTCAGCGTCAAAACTCCGACTGGGCATTGATGTCGGCGGAACGAACACCGATGCGGTTCTGATGGACGGTGATAATGTCGTCGGCGCGGTCAAGCGCGCGACATCTGAAGACATTGCACAAGGCGTGATCGACGCGGTCACCGCCTTGCTAGACGAGACGAGCTCGTCTCCGTCCGAGGTGTCTCGGGTGATGATCGGGACGACGCAATTTGTGAACGCCTTTTTGCAGCGGCGCAATCTGGCCCGCACCGCCGTTTTGCGCGCGGCTTTGCCAAAAACAGACGGGGTTCCGCCCAAGGTGTGCTGGCCCGAGGATCTGCTGGCGAAGATCGGCCATAATGTGCACATGGTCGAGGGCGGCGCTTTCTACACCGGCAAGGATTATCGCACGCTGGATACAGATGCGGTCGCCAGAATTGCAGCGCAACTGGTGGAAGACGGCGTTGAGTCTCTGGCAATTTCCAGCGTCTTCGCCCCGATACGGCCCGATCTTGAAGAGGCGATTGCAGATATAGTGGCTGACATCGCCCCCGGCATAGCGATCACAAAGTCTGCCGATCTCGGCGGTGTGGGGCTGGTAGATCGAGAGAATGCGGCCATCATCAATGCAAGTCTGGTGCCTTTCGCGCATCAGGTGGTCGCTTCGATGCAAGGCGCATTTCGTGACATGGGGTTCGCGGTCAGTCCCTTGTACAGCCAGAATGACGGTACGTTGATTACCGGAGAGCGCGCCGAGGCCTTTCCGATCCTGACATGCGCGGCGGGACCGACCAACTCGATCCGCGGTGCCGGTTTCCTGACCGGCTCGCAAGATGCCGTCGTTGTCGATATTGGCGGCACCACCACGGATATCGGGTTTCTCACCAAGGGGTTTCCTCGGGAAACTTCCAGTGCAAATTACATTGGCGGCGTCCGCACCAACTTCCGCATGCCGGACATATTGTCGATCGCGCTGGGCGGTGGATCGCATGTGAAGACCGATGGCGACAACATCTCGATTGGCCCTGAATCTGTTGGCTTCCGCTTGACAGAAGAAGCGATGATCTTTGGTGGAACGGCCACCACGGCGACGGATATTGCGGTCGGCTCGGGCCTTGCCAGCTTGGGCGATGTCACCAAGGTCCAGTCTCTGCCGGATGATCTATTGAAGCAAGCGGTCGGCATGATGCAGCACATGGTTGAAGATGCCATCGACCAGATGCGTTCGAGTGCGAAGCCTATAGACGTGATTTTGGTTGGTGGCGGTTCCATCCTGATTGGCAATGATTTGCGCGGCGCGGCGCGGCTGTTGCGGCCGGAACATGCAGGCGTTGCCAATGCCGTGGGCGCTGCCATTGCGCAGGTCAGCGGGCGGATCGACAAGCTCTATGACTATGGCGAGGCTGGCCGCGAAGCAGCGCTTGAGCGTGCGAAGAGCGATGCGATTGCCAACGCAGTCTCCGCAGGCGCGACAGAGAATACAGTCGAAATAGTCGATATCGAAGAACTGCCGATGACGCATATGCAAAGTTCGGCAGTGCAAGTGCGCGTCAATGCGGTTGGCGAACTGAGCTGA
- a CDS encoding DUF917 domain-containing protein, giving the protein MSIIQNQNDIRDMARGAVFLGAGGGGDPQIGELFLHNQLAQGRKPNIVSAETLDDDAFVVSIAGVGAPTVLVEYLVSEAHLLDLLEKAEAFYGRKVDALISAEIGGANSMFPLALSASTGLPVIDADGMGRAFPHLEMTTFSVYGSKATPAIVTDELGNKVTLDLLTDRLAEETLRPVVAALGAMVFSAIYPMTAKFVKANAVHGSITHSLAIGRCIREGRDKSEDVFETLLQYLNQPDEDRHAKILFDGKIVDVSHETRDGWHWGKAVLRPLDNGPDEFEIEIQNEFIIARKNGEPAAVVPELIIVLDRETGEPMTAEMLRYGLRVKVVGYSSAEIMRRPECLEVWGPKAFGLDMDFMPISECVA; this is encoded by the coding sequence ATGAGCATTATCCAAAACCAGAATGACATCCGCGATATGGCACGCGGCGCGGTTTTCCTGGGCGCAGGCGGCGGGGGTGACCCGCAAATTGGGGAGCTTTTTCTGCACAATCAATTGGCGCAGGGACGCAAGCCAAATATCGTTTCGGCAGAGACACTTGATGATGACGCCTTTGTCGTCTCAATCGCCGGGGTTGGCGCTCCTACGGTTCTGGTCGAATATCTTGTGAGCGAAGCCCATTTGCTCGACCTGCTTGAGAAAGCCGAGGCATTTTATGGCCGCAAGGTTGATGCCCTGATTTCCGCAGAAATCGGTGGCGCAAATTCGATGTTCCCGCTGGCACTCAGCGCGTCCACGGGATTGCCCGTTATTGACGCCGATGGAATGGGCCGCGCATTTCCGCATCTCGAAATGACAACATTCAGCGTCTATGGCTCCAAGGCAACGCCCGCAATCGTTACCGATGAATTGGGCAATAAGGTCACGCTCGATTTGCTGACAGATCGTCTGGCTGAGGAAACCCTGAGGCCAGTCGTGGCAGCCCTTGGCGCCATGGTCTTTTCAGCGATCTATCCGATGACGGCGAAATTCGTAAAGGCAAACGCCGTACATGGTTCGATAACGCACAGCCTCGCTATCGGCAGATGTATCCGCGAAGGCCGCGACAAGAGCGAAGATGTCTTCGAAACGCTGCTGCAATATCTCAATCAACCCGATGAAGATCGTCACGCCAAAATTCTGTTTGATGGCAAGATTGTCGATGTTTCGCACGAAACACGTGACGGATGGCATTGGGGCAAGGCGGTCTTGCGACCGCTCGATAACGGTCCGGACGAATTCGAGATCGAGATTCAGAATGAATTTATCATCGCGCGCAAAAACGGCGAGCCAGCAGCAGTGGTCCCCGAGCTTATCATCGTCCTTGACCGCGAAACAGGTGAACCGATGACCGCAGAGATGCTGCGTTACGGTTTGCGTGTGAAGGTCGTCGGATATAGCTCTGCTGAAATCATGCGCCGCCCTGAATGTTTGGAGGTCTGGGGACCAAAGGCATTTGGCCTCGACATGGACTTTATGCCCATTTCCGAATGCGTGGCCTGA